The genomic region CGAGCTGGCCGTGCAGCTGGAGGTGACCCTGCCCGGCCTCGGCGCGGACGACGCCCGGGCCCTGGCCGAGCAGGCGCACCAGGTCTGCCCCTACTCCAACGCGACCCGCGGCAACATCGAGGTCACCCTCACCCTCGCCTGATCACGCCTGATCCGCGCCTGACGCGCGGTGGGCGCCGGCCGATCCGGCCCCCGGTCGATGTGGATTACCTGTTATTCGGGACGACCACCCACGGGGACACCCTGTGGACGAACCGGTAACTACCACGTCCCCCGGGGGCCGGGTCCACATCGCCGTCCGAGTGTTCACGAGTTCCTGCACAGCCCCTGTGCACCCGACTCGCCGCGCTGACCAGCACGAACCCGAGTTATCCACAGAGTCCACCGACCCTATGACTCCCACGTACCTCTAGATCAGTCGATGACCAGGAAACGTCAAACTTGCCGACCTCCTGGGGATAACCCGGTGCGGCCCGGCCCGCACCGAACCGAACCGATCCGCGCGAACTGGGCCAAGAACGCCCACTGCTGCCGCCGAGGGCGACCTCATGGCAGGATGCGGATCCCAAGAGCCGACCCCTGAAGGACCACATCGTGAAGTTCCGCGTCGAGCGCGACGTGCTCGCGGACGCCGTCGCCTGGGCTGCCCGCAGCCTCCCGGTCCGTCCCAGCGTCCCCGTCCTGGCCGGGCTGCTGATCGATGCGACCGAGGAGGGCCTGGTGCTCTCCACCTTCGACTACGAGACCTCCGCTCGGGCGACGCTGAAGGCCGACGTCAGCGACGACGGCCGGGCCCTGGTCAGCGGTCGGCTGCTCGCCGACATCTGCCGCAGCCTCCCGGCCAAGCCGGTGGAGATGGTCCTCGACGGCACCCGGGTCTCGCTGACCTGCGGCTCGGCCCGCTTCAGCCTCCAGACCATGCCGGTCGACGACTACCCGGCGCTGCCCGAGATGCCGGCCGCGACCGGCACCGTGCAGAGCGACCTGTTCGCGCACGCCGTCTCCCAGGCCGTGACCGCCGCCGGGCGCGACGACATGCTCCCGGTGCTGACCGGCGTCCGCGTCGAGATCGACGGCTCGACGATCTCGCTGCTGGCCACCGACCGGTTCCGGCTCTCCCAGCGCGAGCTCGGCTGGGACCCCCGCACCCCCGACGAGTCGGTGGCCGCGCTGGTGCCCGCCAAGGTTCTCGGCGAGACCGCGAAGTCCCTGACCGCCGGCAGCGAGGTCACGATCGCGCTCGCCACCAGCGGGACCGGCGAGGGCATCATCGGCTTCGAGGGCGCGGCCGCCGGCGGCGTACGCCGGACCACCACCCGCCTGCTCGACGGCGAGTTCCCCAAGGTCCGCAGCCTGTTCCCCAACGAGCACCTCACGGTCGCGAAGGTCGACAAGGCCGCGCTGGTCGAGTCGGTCAAGCGCGTCGCCCTGGTGGCCGAGCGCAACACCGCCGTCCAGCTGAAGTTCAGCGACGGCGTGCTCACCCTCGACGCCGGCTCCGGCGACGAGGCGCAGGCCTCGGAGTCGATCCCCGCCGACATCGAGGGCGAGGACATCGTGACCGGGTTCAACCCGCAGTTCCTGCTCGACGGCCTGACCGCGATCGACGAGGCCGTTGTCGAGCTGGCCTTCACCCAGGCGTCCAAGCCGGTGGTGATCAGCGGCTCGGTCACCGAGGACGGCAAGGACCCGGGCTTCCGCTACCTCCTGATGCCGCGCCGGCTGCTGTCCTGACCCTCGGGGCCGGCTCACGCCTGGCGGACTAGCGTGGGAGCGGACCTGTGCGCGACGACGAGGAGACGTGAGATGGACATCGGACTCATCGGCCTGGGCAAGATGGGCGGCAACATGCGCGAGCGGTTGCGCCGCGGCGGCCACACGGTCGTCGGGTACGACCGCAACCCGGACCTGGCCGACGTCGACTCGCTCGCCGACCTGGTGGCGGCGCTGCCGTCGCCCAAGGTCGTGTGGGTGATGGTCCCGGCCGGGGCCGCGACCCAGCAGACGATCAACGAGCTCGGCGACCTCCTGGGCGAGGGCGACGTGGTCGTCGACGGCGGCAACTCGCGCTGGACCGACGACCTCGAGCACGCCGAGCAGCTGGCCGCCCGCGGCATCGGCTTCGTCGACTGCGGCGTCTCCGGCGGCGTCTGGGGCCTCGAGAACGGCTACGCCCTGATGTACGGCGGCGACCCGGAGCACGTCGCGAAGGTCCAACCGGTCTTCGACACCCTCAAGCCGGAGGGCGACTTCGGCTCCGTGCACGCCGGGAAGGTCGGCGCCGGCCACTTCTCGAAGATGGTCCACAACGGCATCGAGTACGCGATCATGCAGTCCTACGCCGAGGGCTGGGAGCTGCTCGAGAAGGTCGACATGGTCGAGAACGTCACCGAGGTGCTGCGCTCCTGGCGCGAGGGCACGGTGATCCGCTCCTGGCTGCTGGACCTGCTGGTCGCGGCGCTCGACGACCAGCCCAACCTCGAGGGGATCCGCGGGTACGCCGAGGACTCCGGCGAGGGCCGCTGGACCGTGGAGGCCGGCATCGAGCACGCGGTGGCGACGCCGGCGATCACCGCCGCGCTGTACGCACGCTTCGTCTCCCGCCAGGACGACTCGCCGGCCATGAAGGCGGTGGCCGCCATGCGCAACCAGTTCGGCGGGCACGCGATGCAGACCTCCGCCCCCAAGGGCGGCGACGCCCCGTCCGCGGGGCGGACCGACCCGGAGCAGTCCGAGACGGCCCGGCAGGCGGGGTCCGGCGCCGAGTCGAGCCCTGCGGAGAGCTAGCCGCCGTTGTACGTCTCGCACCTGACCCTGCACGACTTCCGCTCCTACGCGACCGCGGAGGTCCCGCTGGAGCCCGGCGTCACCGCGTTCGTCGGCCGCAACGGGCAGGGCAAGACGAACCTGGTCGAGGCGATCGACTACCTCTCCCGGCTCTCCTCGCACCGGGTCGCGGCCGACGCGCCGCTGATCCGATCCGGTGCGGAGCGCGCCGTGGTCCGCGCGGCAGTGGTCCGCGACGGGCGGACCGCGATCCTCGAGGTCGAGCTGGTCCCCGGGAAGGCCAACCGGGCGCGGGTGAACCGGGCCGCGCTGCCCCGGGCCCGCGACATCGTCGGCCTGGTCCGGACCGTGCTGTTCTCCCCCGAGGACCTGACACTGGTCAAGGGAGACCCGTCGGACCGCCGGCGGTTCCTCGACGACCTGCTGGTGCTGCGCGCCCCCCGCCTCGCGGGGGTGCGCTCGGACTACGACCGGATCCTCAAGCAGCGCAACTCGCTGCTCAAGACCGCCGGGGCCGCGCGCCGCGGCAGCTCCTCGCAGGAGGCGGCGCTGTCCACGCTCGGCGTCTGGGACGACCACCTGGCCCGCACCGGCGCCGAGCTGCTGGCCCAGCGCCTGGCACTGGTCGACGCGCTGGCGCCGTACGTCGGGAAGGCCTACGAGACAGTCGCCCGGGGCGCGACCCGGGACGACGCCGAGATCGGCTACCGCGCGTCGCTGGACCTGGCCGGCGCCACCGACCGGGACGACCTGGCCCGGCTGCTGCTCGCCGAGGTCGAGCGGCGCCGCAACGACGAGCTGGACCGCGGGATCTCGCTGGTCGGCCCGCACCGCGACGAGCTGGTGCTGACCCTGGGCCACGGCGCCGGGGAGAGCCTCCCGGTCAAGGGCTACGCCTCGCACGGGGAGTCCTGGTCCTTCGCGCTGGCGCTGCGGCTGGCCTCCTACGACCTGCTGCGCTCCGACGGCGACGACCCGATCCTGATCCTCGACGACGTCTTCGCCGAGCTCGACACCGAGCGGCGCGCGCAGCTGGCCGAGCTGGTGGCCGGCGCGGAGCAGGTGCTGGTCACCGCCGCGGTCGGCGCCGACGTCCCGCCCGCCCTCGCCGGGACGAGGTACGCCGTGGCCGGCGGGGAGATCACCCGTGAGTCCTGACCCGGTCCGCCCGGAGGAACCCGGTGAGCCCGGCGAGGACACTGAGGGCATCGTGAGCGGCCCCGCCACCCCGGAGCCGGACGCCGGAGCCGACCCGGCGCACGACGACGACGGCCTGGACCTGGCCCGGTCGATCGCGCGGGCGACGGCGTCCTCCTCGCCGGCCGCCCGCCGCAAGCCGCGCCGGGGGAACCGGGACGGCGGTCCGGGCCGGGGCCGGGTCAGCGGCGCGCATCCCGACGACCGCGATCCCCAGCTGCTCGACGTCACGCTGGCGCGCCTGGTCGGCGACCGCGGCTGGGAGCTGGACCTGCGGGTCCAGGGCGTCTTCGGCCGGTGGGAGGAGCTGGTCGGCGCGGAGGTCGCCCAGCACTGCACGCCGGAGACCTTCGAGGACGGCAAGCTCGTGGTGCGCACCGACTCCACCGCCTGGGCGACCCAGCTGCGGCTGCTGGCGCCCACGGTCGTGCGCCGCCTCAACGAGGAGCTCGGGCACGGCGTCGTGGTGCTGATCGAGGTCCTCGGTCCGCACCTGCCGACGTGGAAGAAGGGCCTGCGCTCCTCCCGTGACGGCCGCGGTCCGCGCGACACCTACGGCTGAGCGTCGGTCGGCGACAGGAGCCGCCACGCAGGCGTTCTCGCGGCCCCTCCGACGTACCGGCCCCTCACTGGCACCCTGCGGGACGCTCTGGTCCGCCTTCACGGGCTCCCCAGCGGCCAGTTCCGGCCCCGATCATCCCCAGCCGGCGGGTGGATGCGTGGATTCGGGCCCGCCGGCGGGTAACATGGTCGGTTGGGTCGCCGTGCGCGACCCGACTCATGTCGCGCTCGTCTCGAGCACGCTCAAGAACGTTCAAGAAGAGGTGGCCATGCCTGGGGACCAGTCTGTCGAGCAGGATCCTGCCGAGACCCCGGAGAAGAGTGCCCCACTGCGCAGCAACAACGTCGACACGGCGTACGACGCGTCGGCGATCCAGGTCCTCGAGGGCCTGGAGGCGGTCCGCAAGCGTCCCGGCATGTACATCGGCTCGACCGGTGAGCGCGGCCTGCACCACCTGATCTGGGAGATCGTCGACAACGCGGTCGACGAGGCGCTCGCCGGGCACTGCGACCGGATCGTGCTGACCCTGTGCGCGGACGGCGCGGTCAAGGTCGAGGACAACGGCCGCGGCATCCCCACCGACACCGCGCCCGGCCAGGACATGCCAGCGGTCACGATGGCGCTGACGATGCTGCACGCCGGCGGCAAGTTCGGCGGTGGCGGCTACAAGGTCTCCGGCGGTCTGCACGGCGTCGGCGTCTCGGTCGTCAACGCGCTCTCCTCGCACCTGATCGTGGACGTGCGCAACCGCGGCCACCTGTGGCGCCAGTCCTTCACGATCGGCGAGCCGGACGGCCCGCTGGAGCAGGTCCGCGCGCTCGAGCCGGGCGAGGGCACCGGCACCACCGTCACCTACTGGGCCTCGGAGGAGATCTTCGAGACCACGACGTACTCCCTGGAGACGATCACCAACCGGATCCGCGAGATGGCCTTCCTCAACAAGGGGCTGGAGATCGTCGTGCGCGACGAGCGCCCCGCGGCCGAGGAGGTCATCGACGCGATCGAGGGCGACACCGTCGCCACCCCGTCCGAGGCCAGCGTCGCCGACGGCCCGCGCCGCGGCGAGGCCGGCGGCATCGAGCAGGTCTTCAAGTACGACCGCGGCCTGGTCGACTACGTCGAGTACCTCAACCGGCGCAAGGACAAGGCCAACCCGACGATCATCTCCTTCGAGGCCGAGACCCCCGAGCACGTCGAGAACCACATGTCGCTCGAGGTCGCGATGCAGTGGAACACGACGTTCAACGAGTCGGTCCACACCTTCGCGAACACGATCAACACCCACGAGGGCGGCACCCACGAGGAGGGCTTCCGGGCCGCGCTCACCTCCCTGGTCAACAACTGGGGCGAGGAGTGGGGCCTGATCAAGAAGCCCGAGGACCGGGTGAAGGGCGACGACATCCGCGAGGGCCTGACCGCGATCATCTCGGTCAAGCTCGGCGAGCCGCAGTTCGAGGGCCAGACCAAGACCAAGCTCGGCAACACCGAGGCCAAGGGCTTCGTCCAGCGCCTGATGAACGACCAGCTCGGCGCCTGGCTGGAGCAGAACCCCGCCGAGGGCCGCGACATCGTTCGCAAGGCCCAGGCCGCCGCGCAGGCGCGGATCGCGGCCCGCAAGGCCCGCGACCTGGCGCGCAACCGCAAGGGGATCCTCGGCGGCGGCGGCCTGCCGGGCAAGCTCTCGGACTGCCAGTCCACGAACCCGGCCGAGTGCGAGGTCTTCATCGTCGAGGGCGACTCCGCCGGTGGCTCGGCCCGCCAGGGCCGCGACCCCCGGATCCAGGCGATCCTGCCGATCCGCGGAAAGATCCTCAACGTCGAGAAGGCCCGCCTGGACCGGATCCTGGGCAACCAGGAGGTCCAGTCGATCGTCTCCGCGATGGGCACCGGGATCCAGGAAGACTTCGACATCGACAAGCTGCGCTACCACAAGGTCGTGCTGATGGCCGACGCCGACGTCGACGGCCACCACATCAACACGCTGCTGCTGACGCTGCTGTTCCGCTTCATGAAGCCGCTGATCGACCACGGCCACGTCTACATGGCCCAGCCGCCGCTGTACCGGCTGCGCTGGAACAAGCCCCACGAGCACGAGTTCGTCTACTCCGACGCCGAGCGCGACGCGCTGATGGCCGCGGGCCTCGAGGCCGGCAAGAAGCTGCCCAAGGAGAACCCGGTCCAGCGCTACAAGGGTCTGGGCGAGATGAACGCCAAGGAGCTGTGGGAGACCACGATGGACCCCGACCAGCGGCTGATGCTGCAGGTCACGCTCGAGGACGCCGCCCAGGCCGACGAGATCTTCTCGATCCTGATGGGCGAGGACGTCGAGCAGCGGCGCTCGTTCATCCAGCGCAACGCCAAGGACGTCCGATTCCTCGACATCTGAGGTCCGCAGGATGGCGAGCAGTTCCTACGGAGCTATTCGACTCTCTAAGACGAGAACTAGAAACCGCTAGAAGCACCGAGAGAGAGCAATCGTGACCCAGACGCCCACCGACGGCGGCGCGCCCCAGGGCCCGGGCGGCCGGATCGAGCCGGTCGAGCTGCAGACGTCCATGCAGCGCGCCTACATCGACTACGCGATGGCAGTCATCGTCGGGCGCGCGCTGCCCGACGTACGCGATGGCCTGAAGCCGGTGCACCGCCGGGTGCTCTACGCGATGTACGACGGGGGCTACCGGCCGGACCGGGGCTTCTCCAAGTGCAGCCGCGTCGTCGGCGACGTGATGGGTCAGTACCACCCGCACGGCGACACCGCGATCTACGACACCCTGGTCCGGCTCGCGCAGCCGTGGGTGATGCGCGCCCCGATGATCCAGGGCCAGGGCAACTTCGGCTCGCCGGGCAACGACTCCGCCGCGGCCATGCGGTACACCGAGTGCCGGATGGCGCCGCTGGCGCTGGAGATGGTCCGCGACATCGAGAAGGAGACCGTCGACTTCCAGCCGAACTACGACGGTCGCTCGCAGGAGCCGGTCGTCCTGCCCTCCCGGATCCCGAACCTGCTCGTCAACGGCTCGGCCGGCATCGCGGTGGGCATGGCCACCAACATCCCGCCGCACAACCTGCGCGAGGTCGCCGAGGGCGCCCGCTGGGCGCTGGAGCACCCGGACGCGACCCGCGAGGAGCTCCAGGACGCGCTGATCGAGCGGATCAAGGGCCCCGACTTCCCCAACGGCGCCCTGATCGTCGGCCGCCAGGGCATCGAGCAGGCCTACCGCACCGGTCGCGGCTCGGTCACCCAGCGCGCCGTGATCGAGGTCGACGAGGACTCCCGCGGCCGCACCTGCCTGGTGATCACCGAGCTGCCCTACATGGTCAACCCGGACAACCTGGCCGTGAAGATCGCCGAGCTCGCCGACTCCGGCCGGGTGCAGGGCATCTCCGACGTCCGCGACGACACCTCGGACCGGACCGGCCAGCGGCTGGTCGTCGTCCTCAAGCGCGACGCGGTCGCGCGGGTGGTGCTCAACAACCTGCTCAAGCACACCGAGCTGCAGACGAACTTCAGCGCGAACATGCTGGCGCTGGTCGACGGGGTGCCCCGCACCCTCTCGATCGACCAGTTCATCAGCAACTGGGTCACCCACCAGGTCGAGGTCATCCGCAGGCGCACGGAGTTCCTGCTCCGCGAGGCCGAGGCCCGGGCCCACATCCTGCGCGGCCTGGTCAAGGCGCTCGACATGCTCGACGAGGTCATCGCGCTGATCCGTCGCTCTCCCGAGGTCGACGACGCGCGCCAGGGCCTGATTGCGCTGCTGGAGATCGACGAGCTCCAGGCGAACGCGATCCTGGACATGCAGCTGCGCCGCCTGGCCGCGCTGGAGCGCCAGAAGATCATCGACCAGCTCGCCGCCATCGAGATCGAGATCGCCGACTATCGCGACATCCTCGCGAACGTCGCCCGGCAGCGGCAGATCATCGCCGACGAGCTCGGCGAGATCGTCGAGAAGTACGGCGACGAGCGGCGTACCCAGATCATCGCGGCCGACGGCGACCTGTCGATGGAGGACCTGATCCCCGACGAGGACCTCGTCGTCTCCATCACCCGCGGCGGCTACGCCAAGCGGACCCGCGCCGACCAGTACCGCACCCAGAAGCGCGGCGGGAAGGGCGTGCGCGGCGCGAGCCTGCGCGGCGACGACGTCGTCGAGCACTTCATCGCCACGACCAACCACCACTGGCTGCTGTTCTTCACCACCGCGGGCCGGGTCTACCGCACCAAGGCCTACAACCTCCCCGAGGCCTCGCGCGACGCCAAGGGCGGCCACGTGGCCGGGCTGCTGTCCTTCCAGCCCGACGAGAGCATCGCCCAGGTGCTGGCGATCCGCGACTACGAGCAGGCGCCGTACCTCGTCCTGGCCACCCGGCACGGGCTGGTCAAGAAGACCCGGCTCGGCGACTACAACAGCCCCCGCCAGGCCGGGGTCATCGCGATCAACTTCCGCGAGGACGACGACGAGCTGATCGGCGCCGAGCTGGTGAGCTCCGAGGACGACATCCTGCTGGTCTCCCGCAAGGGCCAGGCCATCCGGTTCCGCGCCGACGACAGCCAGCTGCGCCCGATGGGCCGCGCCACCTCGGGCGTCTCCGGCATGAAGTTCCGCGACGGCGACGCACTGCTGTCGATGTCGGTGATCCGCGCCCACCAGGTCGCGGCCGAGGAGGCCGCCGGCCTCGCCGAGCAGAACGAGGACTCTGCGGGCGTCGAGGCCAGCACCGAGCAGGTCGCCGAGGTGAAGCCGCAGTACGTCTTCACGATCACCGACGGCGGCTACGCCAAGCGGACCCGGATCAACGAGTACCGCCTGCAGTCGCGTGGCGGGCTCGGCATCAAGGCGATGTCGCTGGCCAACACCGACCGCGGCGGCCTGGTCGGCGCGTTCATCGTCGAGGACGGTGACGAGGTGCTCTCGATCACCGCCAACGGCCAGGTCGTGCGCAGCCCGATCAACGAGGACTTCCGGCCCACCGGACGCTCCACGATGGGCGTGAAGTTCGTGAGCCCGAAGAAGAACGACAGCGTCGCCGTCGTGGCCCGATCCGTGGAGTCCCAGGTCGAGGACGAGGTCGAGGAGGCCGCCGCGGTCGCGGCCGAGGAGGCTGCCGAGGGCGCCGTCACCGACCCCGTGGTGCTGGCGGCCGCAGCGCAGACGCCTTCGTCGGATGCGGAAGCGGATGCAACAATCGATGGGACCACCGACGACGAGCCGAGGGATGAGGTCTGATGCCGGACCGTTCCGCCGAGACCACCTCGATCCGCCCAGCCCCGGGTGAGGGCCCGGACGACACAGCCGTCCGGCCGCCCCTGAGCCAGCGGATCCAGGGCCGGCTCGCCGGCGCCGCGGAGGAGCACCGCTCCAACGCCCAGACCGCGAAGCCCGACCAGCAGCGGCGCCCGCGCCGGGCGCGGCTGCGGCTGACCAGGGTCGACCCCTGGTCGGTGATGAAGACCTCGTTCCTGCTCGCGATCGCCTTCGGCGTCGTCACGGTGGTCGCGGTCCTGATGGTGTGGTCGGTCCTCGGCGCCGCCGGCGTCTGGGAGTCGATCAACGCCTCGGTCCGCGACATCGTCGGCGGCGACGACGGCGCCGACTTCGACATCGAGAACTACCTCGGGACCACCCGGGTCGTGGGCTTCACGATGCTGGTGGCGGTGGTCGACGTCGTACTGCTGACCGCGGTCGCCACCCTGGGCGCGTTCCTGTACAACATGGCGGCCGCCCTGCTGGGCGGCGTCGAGGTCACCCTCTCCGAGGACAACTGAGACCGCCCCTCCCCGGGGACGCCGTTTTGTCCGGCTCCTCCGGGGTGGGGTAGTCTCTCCCCTCGGTCGGCCCCCTCGGGCCGACCGCCGGCGCGTGCCGGTAGCGGGCCTATAGCTCAGACGGTTAGAGCGCTTCCCTGATAAGGAAGAGGTCACAGGTTCAAGTCCTGTTAGGCCCACCACGCACGACCACCAGGTCGGCGCCCCGCGCACAGGAGGCTCGATGAAGAAGCTCGTCTGGCTGCTCCTCGCCGGCATCGGCGCCGCCTTCGCGAAGAAGAAGTTCGACGAGGGTCGCGCCGAGGAGGCCCTGTGGGCCGAGGCCACCGACTCCGTCACCCGGAACGGCGGCTCCGCCCGGGGCTGATCCCCGTCCCACACCGGGGGCCTTGGCGCAATTGGTAGCGCACCTGCTTTGCAAGCAGGGGGTTAGGGGTTCGAGTCCCCTAGGCTCCACCGACATAACCCCAGGTCAGCCTGGGGTCGTGCTCACTGAAGCGGCCCAAGTTCTCCGTCGCTCCTATACGGGTTGCGGCCCCGGTTGAGAGAGTCGCGTAGTGGGCTGCTCGAACTCCACTGGGCTCATCATCCCAAGGCCACCCCAAGGCTGCTGTGCAGGCGCCTGTTGTTGTGCCAGTCGACCCAGCCGGCGGTGGCGGCCTCGACGTCGCGGATGGTCCGGTAAGGACCGGTGTGGAAGACCGTGGTGCGGATGCACTCGGTTTTGTGAGCCCAATCACGCACCCGCCAGCGCATTCTCATACGCGTCGGCCACCGACCCGATCGACGGGCGGATGCCCTCGGAGGCGAGGTGATCGGTGAACGTGATGGAGGTGTACTGGGACCCGGTGTCGGCGTGGCCGATCCGTTCACCGCGCGCGATCGGGTTTCCTTCACGCCCGCGCTGCCACAGCGCCATCCGCACGGGCACGTCGACCAGCTCGACGGCCTTGGTGGGTGCCATGTCCAAGCGACGATCCTCTGGGCGAATACGTCGAGGACGAACGCGACGTAGACGAACCCCGCCCAGGTCCGGACGTAGGTGGCGTCCTGACCCAGGTCCTGTTCGCGCGACAGCGGTGAAATCACGGTCGAGCAGATCGTCGGCCCGGTTGCCGCCTTGGCCGGGATCGTGGTCCGGACCCCCTTCGAGCGTCGGATTCCGTGTAGGCCAAACGATCTCATCGCTCGGTAGACGCGTCCGGGCGAGGTCCCCGGCGCCGAGCGGCGCACGAGCGCGGTCATCTTCCGACGCTCGTAGAGACCCTCGGGTGTCATCCGGCGCACGCCCCCCCGTGGTCGATCCGCCACGGCCGGTCGCGGACCTGGTCGAGGACCAGCGCATCGCTGATCGTGCGGTCCGCGACCGGACGGTTGGTGCGCGCCCAGCCGCGTAGGTCCGCGCGGCGACCTGACAGCCCTGCTCACGCAGAAATCGGCAGGTCGATTCGACCGCGTGGTCCTCAGCCGCGGCTCGTCGACGAACGCGACGATCAGCGATTGCGGGGGGCGAGTTCCCCGCGAAGAAAATCGAGGTCCTGCGCAGGATCTCGTTGTCCTCCTCGAGCCGGCGGACCTTGCCTTCAGTTCCCCGACCTCAGCGAGCTCCTCGCCCGCGGCGCCCTGGCGCGGCGCATCGTCTCCTTGCCTAGGCCCTCACGGCGTGCGACGGACTCAGCAGCCGCAGTCAGTGAGGGGTCCTCCGGCAGTTGCTCCAG from Nocardioides pantholopis harbors:
- a CDS encoding DUF3566 domain-containing protein, coding for MPDRSAETTSIRPAPGEGPDDTAVRPPLSQRIQGRLAGAAEEHRSNAQTAKPDQQRRPRRARLRLTRVDPWSVMKTSFLLAIAFGVVTVVAVLMVWSVLGAAGVWESINASVRDIVGGDDGADFDIENYLGTTRVVGFTMLVAVVDVVLLTAVATLGAFLYNMAAALLGGVEVTLSEDN
- the gyrB gene encoding DNA topoisomerase (ATP-hydrolyzing) subunit B codes for the protein MPGDQSVEQDPAETPEKSAPLRSNNVDTAYDASAIQVLEGLEAVRKRPGMYIGSTGERGLHHLIWEIVDNAVDEALAGHCDRIVLTLCADGAVKVEDNGRGIPTDTAPGQDMPAVTMALTMLHAGGKFGGGGYKVSGGLHGVGVSVVNALSSHLIVDVRNRGHLWRQSFTIGEPDGPLEQVRALEPGEGTGTTVTYWASEEIFETTTYSLETITNRIREMAFLNKGLEIVVRDERPAAEEVIDAIEGDTVATPSEASVADGPRRGEAGGIEQVFKYDRGLVDYVEYLNRRKDKANPTIISFEAETPEHVENHMSLEVAMQWNTTFNESVHTFANTINTHEGGTHEEGFRAALTSLVNNWGEEWGLIKKPEDRVKGDDIREGLTAIISVKLGEPQFEGQTKTKLGNTEAKGFVQRLMNDQLGAWLEQNPAEGRDIVRKAQAAAQARIAARKARDLARNRKGILGGGGLPGKLSDCQSTNPAECEVFIVEGDSAGGSARQGRDPRIQAILPIRGKILNVEKARLDRILGNQEVQSIVSAMGTGIQEDFDIDKLRYHKVVLMADADVDGHHINTLLLTLLFRFMKPLIDHGHVYMAQPPLYRLRWNKPHEHEFVYSDAERDALMAAGLEAGKKLPKENPVQRYKGLGEMNAKELWETTMDPDQRLMLQVTLEDAAQADEIFSILMGEDVEQRRSFIQRNAKDVRFLDI
- the recF gene encoding DNA replication/repair protein RecF (All proteins in this family for which functions are known are DNA-binding proteins that assist the filamentation of RecA onto DNA for the initiation of recombination or recombinational repair.) produces the protein MYVSHLTLHDFRSYATAEVPLEPGVTAFVGRNGQGKTNLVEAIDYLSRLSSHRVAADAPLIRSGAERAVVRAAVVRDGRTAILEVELVPGKANRARVNRAALPRARDIVGLVRTVLFSPEDLTLVKGDPSDRRRFLDDLLVLRAPRLAGVRSDYDRILKQRNSLLKTAGAARRGSSSQEAALSTLGVWDDHLARTGAELLAQRLALVDALAPYVGKAYETVARGATRDDAEIGYRASLDLAGATDRDDLARLLLAEVERRRNDELDRGISLVGPHRDELVLTLGHGAGESLPVKGYASHGESWSFALALRLASYDLLRSDGDDPILILDDVFAELDTERRAQLAELVAGAEQVLVTAAVGADVPPALAGTRYAVAGGEITRES
- the gyrA gene encoding DNA gyrase subunit A; protein product: MTQTPTDGGAPQGPGGRIEPVELQTSMQRAYIDYAMAVIVGRALPDVRDGLKPVHRRVLYAMYDGGYRPDRGFSKCSRVVGDVMGQYHPHGDTAIYDTLVRLAQPWVMRAPMIQGQGNFGSPGNDSAAAMRYTECRMAPLALEMVRDIEKETVDFQPNYDGRSQEPVVLPSRIPNLLVNGSAGIAVGMATNIPPHNLREVAEGARWALEHPDATREELQDALIERIKGPDFPNGALIVGRQGIEQAYRTGRGSVTQRAVIEVDEDSRGRTCLVITELPYMVNPDNLAVKIAELADSGRVQGISDVRDDTSDRTGQRLVVVLKRDAVARVVLNNLLKHTELQTNFSANMLALVDGVPRTLSIDQFISNWVTHQVEVIRRRTEFLLREAEARAHILRGLVKALDMLDEVIALIRRSPEVDDARQGLIALLEIDELQANAILDMQLRRLAALERQKIIDQLAAIEIEIADYRDILANVARQRQIIADELGEIVEKYGDERRTQIIAADGDLSMEDLIPDEDLVVSITRGGYAKRTRADQYRTQKRGGKGVRGASLRGDDVVEHFIATTNHHWLLFFTTAGRVYRTKAYNLPEASRDAKGGHVAGLLSFQPDESIAQVLAIRDYEQAPYLVLATRHGLVKKTRLGDYNSPRQAGVIAINFREDDDELIGAELVSSEDDILLVSRKGQAIRFRADDSQLRPMGRATSGVSGMKFRDGDALLSMSVIRAHQVAAEEAAGLAEQNEDSAGVEASTEQVAEVKPQYVFTITDGGYAKRTRINEYRLQSRGGLGIKAMSLANTDRGGLVGAFIVEDGDEVLSITANGQVVRSPINEDFRPTGRSTMGVKFVSPKKNDSVAVVARSVESQVEDEVEEAAAVAAEEAAEGAVTDPVVLAAAAQTPSSDAEADATIDGTTDDEPRDEV
- a CDS encoding DLW-39 family protein, whose translation is MKKLVWLLLAGIGAAFAKKKFDEGRAEEALWAEATDSVTRNGGSARG
- the dnaN gene encoding DNA polymerase III subunit beta; amino-acid sequence: MKFRVERDVLADAVAWAARSLPVRPSVPVLAGLLIDATEEGLVLSTFDYETSARATLKADVSDDGRALVSGRLLADICRSLPAKPVEMVLDGTRVSLTCGSARFSLQTMPVDDYPALPEMPAATGTVQSDLFAHAVSQAVTAAGRDDMLPVLTGVRVEIDGSTISLLATDRFRLSQRELGWDPRTPDESVAALVPAKVLGETAKSLTAGSEVTIALATSGTGEGIIGFEGAAAGGVRRTTTRLLDGEFPKVRSLFPNEHLTVAKVDKAALVESVKRVALVAERNTAVQLKFSDGVLTLDAGSGDEAQASESIPADIEGEDIVTGFNPQFLLDGLTAIDEAVVELAFTQASKPVVISGSVTEDGKDPGFRYLLMPRRLLS
- the gnd gene encoding phosphogluconate dehydrogenase (NAD(+)-dependent, decarboxylating), with protein sequence MCATTRRREMDIGLIGLGKMGGNMRERLRRGGHTVVGYDRNPDLADVDSLADLVAALPSPKVVWVMVPAGAATQQTINELGDLLGEGDVVVDGGNSRWTDDLEHAEQLAARGIGFVDCGVSGGVWGLENGYALMYGGDPEHVAKVQPVFDTLKPEGDFGSVHAGKVGAGHFSKMVHNGIEYAIMQSYAEGWELLEKVDMVENVTEVLRSWREGTVIRSWLLDLLVAALDDQPNLEGIRGYAEDSGEGRWTVEAGIEHAVATPAITAALYARFVSRQDDSPAMKAVAAMRNQFGGHAMQTSAPKGGDAPSAGRTDPEQSETARQAGSGAESSPAES
- a CDS encoding DUF721 domain-containing protein, encoding MSGPATPEPDAGADPAHDDDGLDLARSIARATASSSPAARRKPRRGNRDGGPGRGRVSGAHPDDRDPQLLDVTLARLVGDRGWELDLRVQGVFGRWEELVGAEVAQHCTPETFEDGKLVVRTDSTAWATQLRLLAPTVVRRLNEELGHGVVVLIEVLGPHLPTWKKGLRSSRDGRGPRDTYG